The following are from one region of the Tenacibaculum dicentrarchi genome:
- the fbaA gene encoding class II fructose-bisphosphate aldolase: MSHTIKAGVATGKEVQAIFQLAKDKKFALPAVNVVGSSSVNTVLETAKELNSPVIIQFSNGGAQFNAGKGLSNKDEKAAIAGAVAGAKHVHLLAEAYDIPVILHTDHAAKKLLPWIDGLLDASEQFYKETGKSLYSSHMIDLSEEPLEENIEICKKYLARMSKIGMTLEIELGITGGEEDGVDNSDVDVSKLYTQPEEVAYAYEELMKVSNQFTIAAAFGNVHGVYKPGNVKLTPKILKNSQEYISEKYNVPHNTIDFVFHGGSGSTLEEIREAIGYGTIKMNIDTDLQYAFTEGARDYILAKKDYIASQIGNPDDSEQPNKKYYDPRKWLREGELTFKTRLKKAFEDLNNVNTL; encoded by the coding sequence ATGTCTCATACTATTAAAGCTGGAGTTGCCACCGGAAAAGAAGTCCAAGCAATATTTCAATTAGCAAAAGATAAAAAATTTGCCTTACCTGCTGTAAATGTTGTAGGTTCTAGCTCCGTAAATACCGTTTTAGAAACCGCAAAAGAATTAAATTCACCCGTAATTATTCAATTTTCTAATGGTGGTGCACAATTTAATGCTGGTAAAGGGTTATCAAACAAAGATGAAAAAGCAGCTATTGCAGGTGCTGTTGCAGGTGCAAAACACGTGCATTTATTAGCCGAAGCTTATGATATTCCAGTAATTTTACATACCGACCACGCTGCTAAAAAATTATTACCTTGGATTGATGGTTTACTTGATGCAAGTGAACAGTTTTATAAAGAAACAGGAAAATCATTATACAGTTCTCATATGATTGATTTATCTGAAGAACCGTTAGAAGAAAATATCGAAATCTGTAAGAAATACCTAGCTCGTATGAGTAAAATAGGGATGACTTTAGAAATTGAATTAGGAATTACAGGTGGTGAAGAAGATGGTGTTGACAATTCTGACGTTGATGTTTCTAAATTATACACACAACCCGAAGAAGTTGCTTATGCTTATGAAGAATTAATGAAAGTAAGCAATCAGTTTACCATTGCTGCTGCTTTTGGTAATGTTCACGGAGTTTACAAGCCTGGAAATGTAAAATTAACACCAAAAATTTTAAAAAATTCTCAAGAATATATTTCTGAAAAGTACAATGTACCTCATAATACTATCGATTTTGTTTTTCACGGAGGATCAGGTTCTACCTTAGAAGAAATTAGAGAAGCTATTGGTTATGGTACAATTAAAATGAATATTGATACTGATTTACAATACGCTTTTACTGAAGGAGCTCGTGATTATATCTTAGCTAAAAAAGACTATATAGCAAGTCAAATTGGTAACCCTGACGATTCGGAACAACCAAATAAAAAATATTACGACCCACGTAAATGGCTACGTGAAGGAGAATTAACTTTCAAAACCCGTCTAAAAAAAGCTTTTGAAGACTTAAACAACGTAAACACTTTATAA
- the rpsO gene encoding 30S ribosomal protein S15 yields MYLTKEVKEGLFEKHGKSKADTGTSEGQIALFTFRINHLTEHLKKNRKDFNTERSLVKMVGKRRSLLDYLKKKDITRYRAIIKELGIRK; encoded by the coding sequence ATGTATTTAACAAAAGAAGTAAAAGAAGGATTATTCGAAAAACACGGTAAAAGTAAAGCTGATACTGGAACTTCGGAAGGACAAATTGCTTTGTTCACTTTTAGAATTAACCACTTAACGGAGCACTTAAAGAAAAATCGTAAAGATTTTAACACAGAGCGTTCATTAGTGAAAATGGTAGGAAAACGTAGAAGCTTACTTGATTACTTAAAGAAAAAAGATATTACAAGATATCGTGCTATTATCAAAGAATTAGGAATTAGAAAATAA
- the accD gene encoding acetyl-CoA carboxylase, carboxyltransferase subunit beta, whose protein sequence is MAWFKRKDKGIQTPTEQKKDTPKGLWYKTPSGKVIDTEELKKNLYVSPEDGYHVRIGSNEYFELFFDNNKFKELNSALTSKDPLNFEDTKNYPDRLKAAQKKTGLKDAVRTAVGKSNGKDIVIAAMDFAFIGGSMGSVVGEKIARAIDYAIKNQLPFLMVSKSGGARMMEASLSLMQLVKTSAKLAQLAEAKLPYISLCTDPTTGGTTASFAMLGDINIAEPNALIAFAGPRVVKDTTGKDLPEGFQRSEFVLEHGFLDAIYERKELKKQVNLYIDLIQNQPIRA, encoded by the coding sequence ATGGCTTGGTTTAAACGTAAAGACAAAGGGATTCAAACCCCTACCGAACAAAAAAAAGATACGCCTAAAGGCTTGTGGTATAAAACTCCAAGTGGTAAGGTTATTGATACAGAAGAATTAAAGAAAAACTTATATGTAAGCCCTGAAGACGGCTACCATGTTCGTATTGGAAGTAATGAATATTTTGAATTATTTTTTGATAACAATAAATTTAAAGAATTAAATTCAGCACTAACCTCTAAAGATCCTTTAAATTTTGAAGATACTAAAAATTATCCCGACCGTTTAAAAGCGGCACAAAAGAAAACGGGGTTAAAAGATGCTGTTCGTACAGCAGTAGGTAAATCAAACGGAAAAGATATTGTGATTGCCGCAATGGATTTCGCTTTTATTGGAGGATCAATGGGATCTGTAGTAGGAGAAAAAATAGCCAGAGCAATTGATTATGCTATTAAAAATCAACTTCCTTTCTTAATGGTCTCAAAATCAGGAGGAGCACGTATGATGGAAGCTTCTTTATCTTTAATGCAATTAGTAAAAACTTCTGCAAAATTAGCACAATTAGCCGAAGCTAAACTTCCGTACATTTCATTATGTACCGATCCTACAACAGGAGGTACAACAGCTTCATTTGCTATGTTAGGTGATATTAATATTGCTGAACCAAATGCTTTAATTGCTTTTGCAGGACCTCGTGTAGTAAAAGATACCACAGGAAAAGATTTACCCGAAGGATTTCAACGTTCTGAATTTGTACTAGAACATGGATTCTTAGACGCAATTTACGAACGTAAAGAATTAAAAAAACAAGTGAATTTATATATAGACTTGATACAAAATCAACCTATTAGAGCGTAA